A stretch of DNA from Opisthocomus hoazin isolate bOpiHoa1 chromosome 15, bOpiHoa1.hap1, whole genome shotgun sequence:
TGGCCGGCGACCGACACAGCTCCAGCAACCAAAACCACGAGGGCTCACGCCGTCTCTCGCCCCGATGCGCCCACAACTCCCATCCAGCACAGCTGAGACTGAGCCAGCGCAGGAGAACGGGGCCGTGCACCCCAACCCTCTGCCACGGCCGGGCGAGCGGCCACGCGCGGAGGGGAGATGCCCCGCTACTCATTTTTAACGTGTGAACCCGCAAAAAACACCCCTCGTATCTCCAGTCCCTGGCTGTCGCTCGCTGAAACCACCCCGAGGTTTGGAGGCATCCTCGACATTTAATGCGTCACACAAAGCtcacagcagcagcccctggggaggacCTCGCTCTGCGAAGAGGGGCAACACTGCCtggctttttccttcctcttcctcctgctttttctCGGTGAGGTACAAGTCTGCCATGGCCAAGgacaaggacaaggggcaatgggcccaggacaaggggcaacgggcacaaactgaagcagaggaagctccagctgaacccgaggaagaacttcttccctctgagggtgacggagccctggcccaggctgcccagggaggctgtggagtctccttctctggagatattccagccccgcctggccgcggtgctgtgcagcctgctctgggtgaccctgcttgggcagggggttgggctgggtgacccacagagggccctgccaacccccaccatgctgggattctgtaacatgccccagccctggccacGAGCTCTCCTGAGGTCACCTCCTGCACGGAACATGCCCAGGCAGACCGGCTGCTGccaccagctcccagcagctTCGGTCCCTCCTGGCTCTGGTCGCAGGCCAAAGGCAGCTGCTTCCTCCCCTTTAATCCCATTAAAGCCAAACCATCCCCCGCTGCAGGCTCCCGGGCTCCTCCTTTAAAAAACCCAAGGAGAAACCAGCAGATCACCCCCGCAGAGCCGCCACCGGAGAAAGCGGGCTCCCTGCAGTCGTCCTGGCACGGGCAGCTCgcaccagcccagctgctgtcACCAGAGAAAGCTCCGAGCTCCGGCTGCAAGAAACCAACTCAACGCCACGACGCCTTCGGGCTCCAACTCCTCCCTGAACTCTCTGCTGGTATTTTCGACCCCGACGCCTTCTCCCAGCCCTTGGGACTTACGGGTCGAGCTTGTAGACGTACTGGCCCTCGGGCAGGCGCTCCTGGTGGTAGGTGAGGTTGTAGGCCAGCATGGTGCTGATGAggtctgccagctgctgcttctccttcggGCTGTAGAGCTGTGTGTTCACCTGGGGACAAGAGCGGAGCCCGGCAAGGGCAGAGCATCACTAACCCATAACGACTTCTGGACCTGAAATgaccgtctgaacccgaggaagaacttcttccctctgagggtgacggagccctggcccaggctgcccagggaggctgtggagtctccttctctggagatattccagccccacctggacacggtgctgtgcagcctgctctgggtgaccctgcttgggcaggaggttgggctgggtgacccacagagggccctgccaaccctgaacattctgtgggATTCTGTGACCTGAAGCACGGGGTTTGcagaggggacagaggggacacgTTACCCAGGCAGGACCGCAGCGAGCCGGGGCCGGTGGGCACTCACCGGTCGCAGCTTCGGGGCGATGATGTCCAGCAGCAGACAGAGCACCTCCAAGACGAGCGACCGCTGCCCCGCGCGGCTGCGGGCGCCGGGCGTTATCCCCGACATCACGGACACGACGAGGTTCTGCATGTGGTTCAGCTTGGCCAGGGCCTGGGTGGAGAGGGCAGGGACGGCTCAGCCCCGGCTGCAACCGCTGACGTCCCCAGGGGTGACGGAGCCGTCGCCCCGCTGTCACCGTGCCCTCCCCGGTGCTTGCCtcgtgctggctgctggggtaAGCGAGCCGGGGGATGCTGGCGGCCGCGAAGAGCAGGTGGAAAGCCACGGGCAGGAAGGGCAGGTACCGCAGCAGCTGGAAGCTCTGCCCGCACAGGACGGCCTGGCTCAGCAGGTCGGAGAAGCCCAGCCACTCCAGGGCCAAGCAGACCGAGCTGAAGCTGGAGTCACGCAGCTTCATGTGCAGGAAATTGTCGTACAGACCCTGGAAGCGGGCGCGGGGTTGGAGGTGGCCAGAGGCCGGGTcccatcccagcatcccagcgaGCCCAGACTCCTCAGCTGGCCCTACCTGGGCGAGCTtctcctgctcccccgaggagacGGCGAGGTGCAGGATGCGGTGGAAGCGGTGGGAGGACGCGTTGCCGCCAGCTGTCGCCCCGAGGAGTGAGATGTTCTCGTCGCCCaccaggagctgggctggcaaAGCGGGGTCCATTCCTATCCTGTGCCTGGGGAGAGCCCGGGGGAAGAGCTCAGCGTGCCCGGGCGCCCAACGGACCAGCAAGCAACATCTGGACCCTTGTACACCAGGCTGAAGGCAACACCGCTGCCAAGTTATTGGGCACTACGGAGAGCGGCCAAAGAGCACCTGGACACacaaatctgtgattctgtgatctgctgacGAAGCTGGGTTTGCCACAGGGCAGACCAGCTCTCCAGGACCTTCTAGTTTCTCCACCGCAGGTCTTGGGATCATGGAATCAccaaatcccagcatggcaggggttggaagggacctctgggggtcacccagcccaaccccctgcccaagcagggtcacccacagcaggctgcacagcactgcgtccaggtgggtctggaacatctccagagaaggagacaccacagcctccctgggcagcctgggccagtgcagCGCCGTGCCCCAGGCAGACAGCAGAGCCAATAAATCCCCCCTTCTACCTTTGGGCCTTTGGGAGCTGGAAGATCTCTTGCCAGATGGAGAAGAGCCCCTTGTTTTGGTCCTTCAAGCCGATCTTCATCGTCTGCACCATCTGCATGCTCAGCTCCTTCTGGCCTCGGCCGTGCAGGAACTGCAACAcaagcagggggctggggggcacggcggggagcggggggatgCCCGCAAGGGCCGGCTGCTGCCGGGGAACGCAGGAGGCTGCGGCACCTCGCTCTGCCTCCACTTGGAGGGAAGCCAAGGTGAAAATCCACACAGGGCAGGCACTGTGGGGATCTGCCTGGGGCACGTTTTTTCCCCTTTCCGTCCCCATCCGAGCCCAGACGAAGCAAGGCCGTGTCCCCCTCCGCGACCTCCCCCCGCCGACAGCGGTACCTGCAGGGTGTTGATGCAGGCGCGGATGTCGTTCTCGGTCTTCTCGCAGAGCGCCAGCAGCGCGCCCGCGTCGGCCCGCATGCCCTGCCGCAGGGCGATCTGCGGGAGAGGGGGGTCAGCGGCGAGGCCACGCCGGCCAGGGGGGGGTCGTGGGGAGCCCTGGGCCGCACCGCACCTCGCAGAGCCGCTGCGCCAGCCGGGACGGTGCCGTCCGAGGGAAGGTGAGCAGGAACGCTTGCTGCCGCAGCGGGCGGAGGGCAGGGACGTACCTGGCGAAGGGAAGCAGAGGGGTCTCTGAGGAACCAGGGCAGAGGGAGAAAGGCAGCCATCAGTGCTCCACGCACCGGGAGACGGGTTATCCCGCAGCTGCCTGCGCGTGGGCACGCACAGACGCAGCCTTACGCTCACACCTCGCCACGAGGCACCCCAGCAGACACAAAACCCGGGGGGGGTTCAGTACAGCCAAGCACGTTGCGGTTTTACTTTCCATCAGGTACCGCTGAGCTGGAGGTTTGGCAGCAGATAACGTGGCGCAGGAAGGGTTTATCCACAGGCAGcagcctctgagggtgacggagcactggaacaggctgcccagggaggttgtggagtctccttctctggagatattcaagacccgcctggacaagatcctgtgcagcctactgtaggtgaccctgcttcggcaggggggttggactagatgacccacagaggtcccttccaacccctactattctgtgattctgtgattcctcccaGCAGCCGCCTCCTCACTCGGGGCAGGGGTCTcggctctgcccccctccccgggcacgcAGGTGATGGACACTAACTGGTCGTTGCAGATGCAGATGATGGGCCTGAGCAGCAGCCCGCCCTCGCGCCTCCTCCTCCGGCCCGCGCCGGCCGCCGCCTCGCCCTCCACGTCCTTACGGTGGATGACGTTTAGCAGCACGTTGATAGAtgccttgggggaaaaaaagaaaaaaaatcaaggacaGAAGGGATGAATTCTTGCTGCGCAGAGGCAAGAAACCGCTCCTAAAATGGGTGAGGTCAAAGAGGGCAATAATTAGGCGGTTAACGCAAAAGGTGGCCAGATCGCGGCCGGGCTTACGGCGGGCGCGCCGTCTATCTCGTCGATGATCAGGCAGTTGGGCTTCTCGTTGGCGCCCAGCACAGATTTCATCTGGGTGGCAGCTTCGATGCGGGTTTTGAAAACCTCGGGGCTGCGGTCGTCACTGCAAGAGAAGCCGGTGCCGGGCTGCTGCCGCACGGCGTCTCCTCCGGCGCGGCACCATCGCCGGCTTCCGGGCGGCCGGCGCCGACTGACCTGGCGTTCATCTCGACGGCGTTGTACCCGGCGTGCTTCGCGATGACGTGGGCCAGCGTGGTCTTTCCCAAGCCGGGCGGGccacagagcagggctacctgcgGCAGAGAGGTGACATCAGCCCGACCGAGGCTGCCACGCGAGGGGACAAGGctgtgcagcccccccagcccagtctgcttctgctggggagctgctgcgcTGGTTTGTAGACacatggggagaagggaaagtcaCCGGAGCAAGGAAAATCAAACAGAAACCCTTAGAGGTGACAGAGCCATCCCGGCAGCATCTCTCATGCGTATGTTTGCAGGGCAATAGACAGAAAAAGCTCAGCAAAATCCCTTCGCAGAATCATCAGGGTTGGAAacgacctctgagatcatcaggtccagccgtcaccccaaccccaccacgcctgctgaaCCACGTCCtgcagtgccacatccacacggtttttgaacccctccagggacagggactcccccactgccctgggcagcctgaatTAAATTCCACAACTACACTCACAAGAAGCAATGCTGTTACTATCTATTTTTCCCCGTTTTTATATCCTCTCACTGGACAGGATGAGGCTGCTAAGCTGCCCTGGGTACGTTATCTCTGCTCCCTTTAGCATTTGAGCATCGTTCCTCTTGTCCAGATGGAGAAACTCTTGCTCAAAGCCATGTCATGTCTGCACCGAACAAATTAAGTCAAGATCAACCTCTGCTACAAAGAGTACGACTTTCCTCAACCCGTCCATTTAATTCAGCTGGAGGAAGTCGGTTTCCCCACCCTTGTTACCAcattatccaggccaaaccaggACAAGGAATGAGAAATCCCCACATTCTCTAAGGAGAAACCAGGAATCCCATTTCTCCTGGATCTGTTCTGGAAGACCCTGCTCCTCACCATGGTGGTGGGATGAGGGGGGCTGGAGCAGAGACCCACGGCAGCGGCCTCCCGTCCCGCTCACCTTGTATTTGGGTCTCTTGTGCTGGTCCAACTCCGCCTCCAGAATCTCCTCTGTGAGCTGCACCTTCGTCTTCCACTTATTCTGCTGCTCCTTGGGCTGGCTGAAGGCAGGGTGAGGCTCGGCGCTGGGCTTGGCCTTCTTCCCAGCCTTCTCCTTCCCGAACACCACCGTGTCCCAGAGCTTGAGCCACTTCAGCAGGCAGCGGTTGGTGTACTGCACGTCGGGCAAGAAAGCAAGCGAACCCTGCTGAGCCTCCGAAGGGTTCGGCCGAGGACAGCGGGCGGCCGCTCCTTCACGGCTTAGAAACCAGCGCGACAGAGCCGAGCCCGGGCAGGCAGCGCAGAGCGCGTCTTTTTGGTCTTGTTTTGGTCATCTTTCAGAGTCTCTTTCGATGGAAAATTCACAGCCTACGGCTGAAAACCCCCCACCCCGAGCTCTCGGCAGCAGGAGCGGTCCCAAGGGCGGCCAGCACGGACACAGCCCCCCAGCCAGCGCTCCCGAAAGCCCCGCGAGCAAACGCAGCACCGTAAAACCACGATCCCGCAGCTTCAAGGAGAGCTGTAAAAGAGGTAAAGCCCACCCAAACCCCAAGCCCCCGCTCATCCCCGAACCTCACATCGTCACTGAGCAGCTCCACGTAGCGCCGGGGAGTGAACTTGTCCACCCAGAGGCAATGCAGCGCCGAGTCCTCCTCGTCTGCCGGCTCCGCTTCCCCGCTGGGCTCCGGGCTCTCGGCGCTGGTCTCGCTCTCAAGGCAACTGCAAGGAAGAACTAATTAACCCCAAATTACCCAAGGAgtcagggcagggctgggaattACACCCAGACTTCCCAAGTTGGGGATGCTAAGGGCGAAGAGGCTGCTCTgctcacaggatcccagcatggcaggggttggaagggacctctgggggtcacccagcccaaccccctgcccaagcagggtcacccagagcaggctgcacagcaccgcggccaggcgggtctggaatatctccagagaaggagactccacagcctccctgggcagcctgggccagggctccggcaccctcagagggaagaagttcttcctcgggttcagctggagcttcctctgctccagtttgtgcccgttgccccttgtcctgtcgctgggcaccactggaaagagtctggccccgtcctcctgacccccccctgcagatatttagaggcatttctaaggtcccctcgcagccttctcttcttcaggctgaacaagcccagctccctcagcctctcctcatagcagagatgctccagtcccctcctcatcctcgtagccctccgctggactctctccagtagctcctcatctttcctgaactggggagcccagcactggacacagcactgcagatggggcctccccagggcagagcagagggggaggagaccctccctcgccctgctgcccacactcctcctaatgcaccccaggatcccattgcccttcttggcacccagggcacactgctggctcatggtcaccctgtcgtcccccagcactcccagtccctctccacagagctgctctccagcagctcagccccagcctgtactggtacctggggttgttcctccccaggtgcaggaccctgcccttacccttgttgaacctcaccaggttcctctctgcccaactttccttccagcctgtccaggtctcgcggGTCCCCAAAACCCAGACCCCACCGGAGCGCCTCGGGAGCGGCGTCCGATAGCGTGGCAGGGCTAGCAGTGGGATTTCAGCCCAACATCTCACCTGTTTATTATCTCCGTCAGCTGCTGCGATGCCTCCAGAACGTGCCTTCGACGCTTGAGCACAAAGAGGGTGAGAGAGGGGGGGTCAGAGACGCCCTGCTACCCTGCggccggggggagaggggattTGGGAGGCAGGGGAAGGCGGGAAGGTCGGTGGAAGACACGATACCTCTTCATCCACTTGTTCCTTCAGGTAGGAGAAAGGGACCCCCAGCAAGTGGAGCGGCCTGCGTGCATTCCAGCCCAGGGAACTGGGGAGCTGCGAGGACCGGAGGACACACCCCACCATTTTACGCTTCATCCCGAACCGGATCCAGGTCCAAAAAAGCAACCCCAACCTTCAGATCCCACCTCACCTCCACCCCCGTCCTGGAGGGATCGTCCCTCACGACCATGAAGACCCTGGTGCCCTCGGTGGACGTCACGTTGATGTAGTCCTCAAGGATGGGCGGCCGCTTGAGGACCCGCTTCTTCTCGGAGGGCGGCGTGGTCTGCAGAGGCACCATGCCGCTCATCTCTAGGTGGTCCGAGCTGGAGAACACCAGGTTCCTTTAGCAGGGGGGGAGGCAAAGAGGCCTTGAACCCCACCTTGAACCTTGGGGTTCAAGgcctctttccctcccccctgctAAAAGTAGGATTCCAGTTGGCCAACCTGACAGCCTGGGGAGCAGAAGGTGCCTCTGGGCGACCATCCCAGAGGACATCAGGACCCAGCTCCTCATCCGCACCAAAGTTCAGCTTCTTCACAGCTTCCAGCCGCTGTCGCTTCGGCTTCGGGGCTGCGGGAGACACCGAAGCGGGGAGAAGAAGCGTTAACCGATGGGGGGGCGGTGAGGTAGGCACCCAAACAGGGGTGGGCACCCAAACAGGGGTGGGCACCCAAACAGGGGTGGGCACCCACCCGGCTGCTCCCCTGGAGAGGGGTCAGCAGCACTCGTCGGGGGTTGCAAAACGTCTTCATAAACCCAACTTGAGCCAAAAAACCTCTCCATAAACCCAACTTGAGCCAAAAAACCTCTCCATAAACCCAGCTTGAGCCAAACTTACTGCGGGCGGCGGGTGGGGAGCCGGGGGGGTCGCAGCCCCGGTCCCTCTTCCCCGGGTGGGCTCCCCCGAGGCCGCTGCCCCCGACGGGGTCCCCGGAAGGGTCGGGATCGTCcggctgctgcctcctgcttcGGAATTGGGAGGTTTTGAGGCCGACGGGTGGAGATGGATCATCTGCAGAAGGTGTCGGACGACGGCGACGGTCACCGGAGGGGACGcacggtggggggggggaggcaccctggggggggggacacgccgctccgcccgctccctccctccccctccgccggtgtcccagcagcacccaccgcccAGCTCGGCCAGCACCTCCAGCTCGTCCGCGAACCGCTGGTAGAAGCTCTCCTCGGGGCTCTCCTCAGGGCCCGCCATGGTCCCCTccttccccgcccgccccgcgcttccggccgccgcgccgcagcGGAGCACGCCGCTGATTGGACGCGACGGCGCCGGGTTGGAAACGGCGGCGGCGCTGATTGGGCGAGACGCGCGGCCCGACGCGGAGGTGGCGGCGTTGATTGGACGCGACGCGCGgcacggcgcctccggtgggGGCAGTGGGGGAGCCGGCCgacccgcccggcccggcccggcccggggacgGCGCTGAGGTCGGCGCGGGGGGAACCGGGGATCGGGTcgggcccggcccctccgccgcgTCCCGGAGCCCCAGCGCCGGGCCTGGCCCCTCTGCCGCGTCCCGGAGCCCCTCCGCCGGGCGGGTTCCCTGCAGCCGGCAGTGGGCGGGCCggtgggagaggggggaagcCGAGCCCCGCCGTCGGGCTGCATCGGGGGACACCATGACGGGGATGGGGGCTCCACGCGTGACACCGGGAGAGCGGCGGAGCCTCCCGGCGTGACAGCGGCAGCGCTGCGGGACCCGTACAGCTGCGTGACACCGGTTGTCGCTCGGGTGCGTCTCCGGTCCGGCTGGGCGTACCCCAGCTCCGGGCCCTGCtccctggggggggtcccttcgcTCCCCGGGGTGCCCGGGCTCACCCCGGTTCCCCCTCACGGCTCCCCGCAGGGCGCTGGCCATGGAGCCGGGCACCATCGACAACCTGTCCATCCTCTACCAGAGCTCCGACTTCATCGTGGTCAACAAGCACTGGGACGTCCGCATCGACAGCAAGATGTGGTACGAGACGCTGACGCTGCAGAGCCAGCTCAAGCACCGCTTCCCCGAGCTGGCCGACCCCGACACCTACTACGGCTTCAGGTGAGCGCCCGGGCGCCGAGCCGGCCTCGGCCGGGGATGCTTCCCTTGGGGATGCTCCTCCGCCTCCCGTCTCCTCCGCAGGTTCTGCCACCAGCTCGACTTCTCCACCAGCGGGGCCCTCTGCGTCGCGCTCAACAAAGCGGCGGCGGGAAGCGCCTACAAGTGTTTTAAGGACCGGCTGGTGACCAAAGCCTATCTCGCCCTGGTGAGCCCACCCCGCCGGGTCCTGCTTCTGGACGTATCTTCTGAGCTTGCCAAATGGCCACTCGGTCTCTGCTGCTCGCCGTCCCGGCGTCGGTGAGGAGCGAGTGCCGGGGCCGCCGTTTGCAACGCGGCTTTCTGCCCCGCAGGTGAGGGGCCACGTCAGCCAGAGCCGGATGACGATCCGCTACGCCATAGGGAAGAACACCACCGAGGGCATGACCCACATGATGTGCATCGACGGGACGGAGGGTGAgcggcccccgcgccctcccaggcaccaggacaggctggggtggacctgctggagagcagctctgcggagagggactgggagtgctgggggacgacagggtgaccatgagccagcagcgtgccctgggtgccaagaagggcaatgggatcctggggtgcatgaggaggagtgtgggcagcagggcgagggagggtctcatccccctctgctctgccctggggaggccccatctgcagtgctgtgtccagtgctgggctccccagttcaagaaagatgaggagctactggagagagtccaccggagggctgtgaggatgaggaggggactggagcatctctcctccgaggagaggctgagggagctgggcttgttcagcctggagaagagaaggctgcgaggggaccttagaaatgcctctaaatatctgcagggtgggggtcaggaggccggggccagactctttccagtggtgcccagcgacaggacaaggggcaacgggcacaaactgaagcagaggaagctccagctgaacccgaggaagaacttcttccctctgagggtgacggagccctggcccaggctgcccagggaggctgtggagtctccttctctggagatattccagccccgcctggccgcggtgctgtgcagcctgctctgggtgaccctgcttgggcagggggttgggctgggtgacccgcagagggcccttccaacccctgccatgctgggattctgtgacctgaCCCCCCCGTCCCACCTCCGGGTCTCGTTGCAGGCTGTGAGAACCCCAAACCTTGCCAGTCGGAGCTGATCGTGCTGGAGCACGGGTCCTACAGCGGGGACCCCGTAACCAAAGTGCTGCTGCAGCCGCTGACAGGTTGGAGCTCGAGGCCGGGCATGGGGGGGGCTCCGGTTCTCAGGCTGAGGGGGACAAACGCCGTCTGATGCGTTGTCACCTCGCACCACCGTGCCCTCGGGGTGGGTCTCAGGGGTAACCCGTGTCCCTGGTGCCTCTCTAGGGCGGACCCATCAGCTCCGGGTTCACTGCAGCGCCGTCGGCCACCCCATCGTGGGGGACTTCACCTACAGCCACAAGAAGGACAGCGGGCCCTACAGAATGATGCTCCACGCCTACTACCTGCGCATCCCCACCGGCAAGGAGCTCATCGAGGTCTGCGCGCCCGACCCCTTCGTCACCGCGATGGACAGCAACTGGGTGCCCCACCGCGTCGCTCACCGCCTGGAGGAGACCATCCAAGAGCTGAAGGAGAAGGCGACGCGGAAGGGCGAAGAGGAGGAGAGCCGGGAAGCGGCGCGTGATGGCGGAGGAGAGGAGGTGCTGAGCGAAGCCAGGAGCCCGGAGACGGAGGAGCAGCAAGCCCGCTGCCAGCAGTGGTTGGCCGAGTGGGCTTTGGAGTGAGCGCAGACCACATCTCTGCGCTTCCAGCCCCGTGCTCCATTTTCGTCCCGGTGGGTCTGCACAGAGCCCAGCGCCGACTCCACATCTGCACTTCCCCTGCGCCGTGGCTTCCCTCACTTCTGGGGCTGGGATTAGACAGAGTTTAGCAGCGATTAGgatgggtttattttttaatgtacgCATCATCCATCTGGCCACTGGATGCCCCTTTCCTCATCCCGGGCGTCAGCCGCAGTCAGTGTGTCACCCACCAGCTTAGAGTGATCCCAGAGCTTTACCTGCCTGTCCCGGGGGCACCCACGCTGCCTTTGCCGTGAGCCCCGTGGCCGCGTCTGCAGCCCCTCGGTGCCGGGGTGCCAGAACGCAGCCCAGCGAAGCGAGGGGAGAAGATGCCGGGTGCAGCTTCAGTGTCCCCCGTTCCCTGGGCTCCAGGCTGCTGCGCGCCTTGCATGGGGGATGGGAGATGGGGAGGCCGAAGTGCAGCCGGGGGgcaccggcagcccccccccccactcctcaTCCCTGGGGGTTTTGcccgcggagctgggctctgcggTGGGCGCGGGAGAGGTCCCTGCCCTCGCGCTGTCCCTCCCGCCTCGCCCCACGCGTGGTTGGTGTCTTTTAAAGGTCGGTTGAAGGCGAGTGAGTCCATACGAAtggattttaaactttttttttcatatttctatgAGAAGAATCTCACCTTTTAGCGGTTCTGAAATACGGGTGGTCTCGGAAATGCGTGTATTTTTGGTACTTTGGTGGTCAGGCTGGCCAGCAGCCCAAAGCTTTTTTAGCAGCTCCTACTCCCTCTAGTAGCGTTGCCTTTTCCTCGCGCCCGCTTTTGTCCTGGGGTGGACGTAACCCCTGCTGAGACAGGTCGGAAGATGCAAGCCCCCTTCTGCTTTACCCAAACGAGGAGGAATAAGCGTTGTGTTTGGGTCCCATCGCGTGGCTCCTCGCTGCGGGCGTGCCGGCGGGTGCCGGGTGCAGGTCCATCGGGTGGGAGCAGCGAGAGCGGCCGAGGGGATGCTTGGAGCTGGCGGAAAGGCTGAGGAGCAACGCGAAGAGCGGGAAGGGGCTCGGCCTGGCGCCGGCACCCAGCTTGCAAGGCGCCGAGAGGGGTTTCCCTGAGAACACCCTGGCTTCGTCAGCCGGCGTCGTGCCGCTTCGCTCCCTGTCTGTCCCCCGCAGCCCTCGGGGGAAGCTTTGAAAATGAAGAGCGCGGGGCGAGGGGCAGAGGTGGCCGGAGCCGCTTGCGTGCAGAGCACCGAGCCCCGGGGTGTCCGGCACCGAGCGCCGTGCCTGGAGCTGGTGTCACCCCGCAAGCCCTGTCCCAGTTACAGCACGCCTGAGAGCGGTTTCACCTCGTATTCCCACCCGGAGGGGGGATAAAACCGGCACAGCCCTCTCCTCGTGGGTGATCACGCTATGCGGGTACCGAAACCCCGGCAGCAGATTTTGTCCCTGCCCGTCCCGtctcccagaaggggctggggaagggagaggcACCCGCAGCTGAAAATTAACTTGTTTGGCAAAGGATGAGCGTGGGTGACGTGCTGGGGAGGCCCTGGAAAGTCACGGGGGAGGTTTCCAGCATCGGAGACGGGGCTCAGCCTTCCCTACCCGACGAGGGACGCGTCCTGCAGCCGCACGGCCGGACGAGGCTGCCGGTGGCACGGCGCTGGGCCGTCGGTGCCGGGGGGCTGGCACCCAGCGCTCGCCCCGCCGTCTGCACCCCACGGCGCCCATCGGCCTCCGTGCGTTGCCCTTCTGCCCAGCATCACAGGAACGGGAGATGAACGCGTATTTCCCCTTCCCCTGCGGAGAGGTGTTGCCCAGGTGGCCGTCCCCGCGTCGCTGCGTCGTGTGTGAAGCCACTCGCGCGTTCGGTCGGGGGGGTCGTGATATCTCGTGTGTCTCGTGACGCTCTGCACGGCTTGGAACACCCCTGGCTTCTCGTCGCACGTTACCACAGTAAACCCTTACAGCCCGCAGCCGGCCCTGTGGTCTCTCAatccccg
This window harbors:
- the RPUSD1 gene encoding RNA pseudouridylate synthase domain-containing protein 1 isoform X1; the protein is MEPGTIDNLSILYQSSDFIVVNKHWDVRIDSKMWYETLTLQSQLKHRFPELADPDTYYGFRFCHQLDFSTSGALCVALNKAAAGSAYKCFKDRLVTKAYLALVRGHVSQSRMTIRYAIGKNTTEGMTHMMCIDGTEGCENPKPCQSELIVLEHGSYSGDPVTKVLLQPLTGRTHQLRVHCSAVGHPIVGDFTYSHKKDSGPYRMMLHAYYLRIPTGKELIEVCAPDPFVTAMDSNWVPHRVAHRLEETIQELKEKATRKGEEEESREAARDGGGEEVLSEARSPETEEQQARCQQWLAEWALE
- the RPUSD1 gene encoding RNA pseudouridylate synthase domain-containing protein 1 isoform X2, giving the protein MWYETLTLQSQLKHRFPELADPDTYYGFRFCHQLDFSTSGALCVALNKAAAGSAYKCFKDRLVTKAYLALVRGHVSQSRMTIRYAIGKNTTEGMTHMMCIDGTEGCENPKPCQSELIVLEHGSYSGDPVTKVLLQPLTGRTHQLRVHCSAVGHPIVGDFTYSHKKDSGPYRMMLHAYYLRIPTGKELIEVCAPDPFVTAMDSNWVPHRVAHRLEETIQELKEKATRKGEEEESREAARDGGGEEVLSEARSPETEEQQARCQQWLAEWALE